The proteins below are encoded in one region of Segatella copri:
- a CDS encoding sigma-70 family RNA polymerase sigma factor, giving the protein MRQLKISKSITNRSSEALDKYLVEIGREPMVSIDEEIELAQKIRKGGREGERAKEKLVKANLRFVVSVAKQYQHQGLSLTDLIDEGNIGLVKAAEKFDETRGFKFISYAVWWIRQSILQAIAEQSRIVRLPLNQVGALSKISAEISKFEQENQRKPSVAELAQITKMEESKIDQTIKADNHHMSIDAPFGSDDDDNAMVDVMASGDDSRTDKGVDFESMASELDRVLNSVLKDRERKILCYCYGIGCHEKGLEEIGSEFNLTRERVRQIREKSIIKLRDSGKIKILMKYLG; this is encoded by the coding sequence ATGAGACAACTTAAGATTAGTAAGAGTATAACCAACCGTTCCAGTGAAGCACTCGACAAGTACTTGGTGGAGATTGGTAGAGAGCCTATGGTCTCTATCGATGAAGAAATCGAACTTGCCCAGAAGATTCGCAAAGGCGGTCGTGAGGGAGAACGTGCCAAGGAGAAATTGGTAAAAGCAAACCTTCGTTTCGTTGTATCTGTTGCTAAGCAATATCAGCACCAAGGTCTTTCTCTTACCGACCTCATCGACGAGGGTAACATCGGTTTGGTAAAGGCTGCTGAAAAGTTTGACGAGACCCGCGGCTTTAAGTTTATCTCATACGCCGTATGGTGGATTCGTCAGAGCATCCTGCAGGCTATTGCCGAGCAGAGCCGTATCGTTCGTCTGCCTTTGAACCAGGTAGGTGCATTAAGTAAGATTAGTGCAGAAATCAGTAAGTTTGAGCAGGAAAACCAGCGCAAACCTTCTGTTGCTGAGCTCGCTCAAATCACAAAGATGGAAGAAAGCAAAATCGACCAGACTATCAAGGCAGATAATCACCACATGAGTATCGATGCTCCATTCGGTAGCGATGATGACGACAATGCGATGGTCGACGTGATGGCTTCGGGTGATGACAGCCGTACCGACAAGGGTGTAGACTTCGAGTCTATGGCGAGCGAGCTTGACCGTGTTCTCAACTCTGTATTGAAAGACCGTGAGCGCAAGATTCTGTGCTACTGCTATGGTATCGGTTGCCACGAGAAGGGTTTGGAGGAAATCGGCAGCGAGTTCAACCTTACCCGTGAGCGTGTTCGCCAGATTCGCGAAAAGAGTATCATCAAGCTCCGTGATAGCGGTAAGATCAAAATCTTGATGAAGTACTTGGGATAA
- a CDS encoding S9 family peptidase, giving the protein MIKAMILAAAALTMGTAADAQTMIQKNDIKVENHLMTPETLWAMGRIGGAEASPNGKQVVYQVGYYSVKENKGHQMLFIMDANGKNQKALTTDAKSETDAAWIQGGQKIAFIRDGQLWSMNPDGTGRKQLTNDKLGIQGFRFSPDGKKVILIKELPYHGTIKENPSDLPLATGRLVTDMNYRHWDHYVESLLHPFVADVAEDGTINAGEDILKDEPFECPMAPFGGIEQLAWSPDSKTIAYTCRKKEGVQYAISTDSDIYLYNIGTRETKNLCKEAGYVEPKIDATKSMKNQAVNAPENLKNNPGYDVNPQFSADGKYIAWQSMARDGYESDRNRLCVYELATGKKNYVSEKFDSSVEGFVWNKDNKSLSFIGVWHGTLNLYQANFKGEVKQITNEWADYGSISLANNGNKLLATKASMSHPTDIYIVTPGKDAKSTKVEQITRENDHILNQLNMGKCEQRWVKTTDGKQMLVWIMLPSNFDANKKYPTLLFCEGGPQSPVSQFWSYRWNIQIMAANGYVVVLPNRRGLPGFGSAWNEEISGDWTGQCMNDYLSAIDDAANNLPYVDKNRLGCVGASFGGFSVYYLAGHHNKRFKAFLAHDGAFNLESMYTDTEEAWFSNWEYEDAYWNKDQSANAKKTYENSPHKFVDKWDTPILCIHGEKDYRINANQGMGAFNAARMRGIPAELLIYPDENHWVLKPQNGVLWQRTFFGWLDKWLKK; this is encoded by the coding sequence ATGATTAAAGCTATGATTTTAGCTGCTGCGGCTCTCACGATGGGCACAGCTGCTGATGCACAGACTATGATTCAGAAAAATGACATCAAGGTAGAAAACCACCTGATGACTCCTGAGACTCTCTGGGCAATGGGACGTATCGGGGGCGCCGAAGCTTCGCCTAACGGCAAGCAGGTTGTGTACCAGGTGGGTTACTACAGTGTAAAGGAGAACAAGGGTCATCAGATGCTCTTCATCATGGATGCCAACGGCAAGAACCAGAAGGCATTGACCACGGATGCAAAGAGCGAAACAGATGCTGCCTGGATTCAGGGCGGACAGAAGATTGCCTTCATCCGCGACGGACAGCTCTGGAGCATGAACCCTGACGGTACAGGCAGAAAACAGCTCACCAACGACAAGTTGGGCATCCAGGGCTTCCGCTTCTCTCCTGACGGCAAGAAGGTGATCCTCATTAAGGAACTCCCTTACCACGGAACCATCAAGGAGAATCCTTCTGATCTTCCATTGGCTACCGGCCGTCTCGTAACTGATATGAACTATCGCCACTGGGACCACTACGTAGAGAGCCTTCTCCATCCTTTCGTGGCTGATGTGGCTGAAGACGGTACCATCAATGCCGGCGAAGACATCCTGAAGGATGAACCATTCGAGTGCCCTATGGCTCCATTCGGTGGCATCGAGCAGCTGGCATGGAGTCCGGATTCCAAGACCATCGCCTATACCTGCCGTAAGAAGGAGGGCGTTCAGTATGCCATCTCTACCGATTCTGATATCTATCTATATAATATAGGTACGCGCGAGACAAAGAACCTCTGCAAGGAGGCTGGCTATGTAGAGCCTAAGATTGATGCTACCAAGAGCATGAAGAACCAGGCTGTCAACGCTCCTGAGAATCTGAAGAACAATCCGGGTTACGACGTGAACCCTCAGTTCTCTGCTGACGGCAAGTACATCGCTTGGCAGAGCATGGCTCGCGATGGCTACGAGAGCGACCGCAACCGCCTCTGTGTTTACGAACTCGCTACCGGCAAGAAGAACTATGTATCAGAGAAGTTCGACTCTAGCGTAGAGGGCTTCGTATGGAACAAGGACAACAAGAGCCTCAGCTTCATCGGTGTATGGCACGGAACCCTGAACCTCTATCAGGCAAACTTCAAGGGCGAAGTAAAGCAGATTACCAACGAGTGGGCTGACTACGGAAGCATCTCGCTTGCCAACAACGGCAACAAGCTTCTTGCTACCAAGGCTAGCATGAGTCATCCTACTGATATCTACATCGTAACTCCAGGCAAGGATGCCAAGAGTACCAAGGTAGAGCAGATTACCCGCGAGAACGACCATATTCTGAACCAGTTGAATATGGGTAAGTGTGAGCAGCGTTGGGTAAAGACTACCGACGGCAAGCAGATGCTGGTATGGATCATGTTGCCATCTAATTTCGATGCCAACAAGAAGTACCCTACCCTTCTCTTCTGCGAGGGTGGTCCTCAGAGTCCGGTAAGCCAGTTCTGGAGCTACCGCTGGAACATCCAGATCATGGCAGCCAACGGTTATGTAGTCGTATTGCCAAACCGCCGCGGTCTCCCTGGTTTCGGAAGCGCATGGAACGAAGAGATTTCTGGCGACTGGACAGGCCAGTGCATGAACGATTATCTTTCAGCTATTGATGATGCTGCCAACAATCTTCCTTACGTAGACAAGAATCGTTTGGGTTGTGTAGGTGCCAGCTTCGGTGGTTTCTCAGTATACTATCTCGCCGGTCATCACAACAAGCGTTTCAAGGCATTCCTCGCTCACGATGGTGCTTTCAACCTAGAGAGCATGTACACCGATACAGAGGAGGCTTGGTTCTCTAACTGGGAATACGAGGATGCTTACTGGAACAAGGACCAGAGTGCCAACGCCAAGAAGACTTACGAGAACAGTCCTCATAAGTTTGTAGACAAGTGGGATACTCCAATCCTCTGCATCCACGGCGAAAAGGATTACCGTATCAATGCCAACCAGGGCATGGGCGCCTTCAATGCAGCCCGCATGCGTGGCATCCCAGCCGAACTCCTCATCTATCCTGATGAGAACCACTGGGTATTGAAGCCACAGAACGGCGTGCTCTGGCAGCGCACCTTCTTCGGCTGGTTAGACAAGTGGTTGAAGAAATAA
- a CDS encoding porin family protein has protein sequence MNRNIGLLILMLIFGIPVSAQIGEHRNDFAIGFNGGYMMSSVGFTPEVQQKQHGGLTGGFSMRYTCEKYFKTICSIYAEVNYSQAGWEEDILDMENNPVIFTETKEAMAYKRTINYIQVPIFAHLAWGRETRGLNIFVNAGPQFGLYLSDSQKTNFSVEHMPATDNNRVSPVVAQDTMAVKNKLDYGIALGLGAEYSIPKVGHFLAEARYYYGLGNIYGASKRDYFGKSNYGQIVLKLSYLFDITRTKNVKRK, from the coding sequence ATGAATAGAAATATTGGGCTGCTGATTCTGATGCTCATCTTCGGAATTCCAGTTTCGGCACAGATAGGAGAGCATCGTAATGATTTCGCCATCGGTTTTAATGGGGGCTATATGATGAGTAGCGTAGGATTCACACCCGAGGTACAGCAGAAGCAGCACGGCGGACTGACGGGCGGTTTCTCGATGAGATATACCTGTGAGAAATATTTCAAGACCATCTGTTCTATCTATGCCGAGGTAAACTATTCGCAGGCAGGATGGGAAGAGGATATCCTGGATATGGAGAATAATCCGGTAATTTTCACCGAAACCAAAGAGGCGATGGCTTACAAGCGTACCATTAACTATATTCAGGTGCCAATCTTTGCGCATCTGGCATGGGGTAGGGAGACAAGAGGACTGAACATCTTCGTGAATGCCGGTCCGCAGTTTGGTCTCTATCTGAGTGATTCGCAGAAGACCAACTTCTCGGTAGAGCACATGCCGGCAACCGACAATAACCGTGTAAGTCCGGTGGTGGCTCAGGATACGATGGCAGTCAAGAACAAGCTCGATTATGGTATCGCCCTGGGTCTGGGTGCTGAATACAGTATTCCGAAGGTGGGGCATTTCCTTGCCGAAGCCCGATACTACTATGGTCTGGGAAATATCTACGGTGCTTCTAAGCGTGATTATTTCGGAAAGAGTAATTATGGACAGATTGTTCTGAAACTCTCTTATCTCTTTGATATCACCAGAACGAAGAACGTGAAACGGAAATAG
- a CDS encoding O-acetylhomoserine aminocarboxypropyltransferase/cysteine synthase family protein codes for MKKNLRTASICVQGGYEPKNGEPIEVPIYQSTTFKYDNSEEMAMLFDLKKEGYFYTRLQNPTNDVVAKKIAELEGGVGAVLTSSGQAANFYAVFNICEAGDHIVTSNEIYGGTFNLFGVTLKKLGIECTFVNPNDSEEEIQKAFRPNTKVVFGETISNPGCAVLDIEKFARIAHKNGVPLIVDNTFATPINCRPFEWGADIVTHSTTKYMDGTASQVGGVVVDSGNFDWMAHADKFPGLCTPDDSYHGLTYVKAFGKMGYTTKLVAQLMRDLGSIPAPMNSFILNLGLQSLHLRMRQHCANAQKVAEFLQNDERVAWVHYSGLEGDEYHALAQKYMPNGTCGVIAFGLKGDRETAIKFMDSLDMINIVTHVADARTCVLHPASHTHRQLSEEQLKEAGVAPDLIRLSVGIEDVEDILDDIKQALDQI; via the coding sequence ATGAAAAAGAATTTACGTACCGCCTCTATCTGCGTGCAGGGAGGCTATGAGCCAAAGAACGGCGAACCGATTGAAGTGCCAATTTATCAAAGCACTACTTTCAAGTATGACAACTCTGAGGAGATGGCTATGCTCTTCGACCTGAAGAAGGAAGGCTACTTCTATACCCGTCTCCAGAACCCTACCAACGATGTTGTGGCTAAGAAGATTGCCGAACTCGAAGGTGGCGTGGGAGCCGTATTAACCAGCAGCGGTCAGGCTGCCAACTTCTATGCAGTATTCAACATCTGCGAAGCAGGCGACCATATCGTTACATCTAATGAGATTTATGGTGGTACCTTCAATCTCTTCGGCGTAACCCTGAAGAAGCTCGGCATCGAGTGTACTTTCGTGAATCCGAACGATAGCGAAGAAGAAATCCAGAAGGCTTTCCGCCCTAACACCAAGGTTGTTTTCGGCGAAACCATCAGTAACCCGGGCTGCGCAGTACTCGACATCGAGAAGTTTGCACGTATTGCTCACAAGAATGGGGTGCCTCTCATCGTTGACAACACCTTCGCTACGCCTATCAACTGCCGCCCATTCGAATGGGGTGCCGACATCGTTACCCACAGTACTACCAAATATATGGATGGTACCGCTTCACAGGTAGGTGGCGTGGTAGTAGACAGCGGCAACTTCGACTGGATGGCTCATGCTGATAAGTTCCCAGGTCTCTGCACACCGGATGACAGCTACCATGGTCTGACCTATGTGAAGGCTTTCGGCAAGATGGGCTACACCACCAAACTCGTAGCTCAGCTGATGCGCGATCTCGGCAGCATCCCTGCCCCAATGAATTCATTCATCCTCAACCTCGGTCTTCAGAGTCTCCACCTCCGTATGCGCCAGCATTGTGCAAATGCACAGAAGGTGGCAGAGTTCCTGCAGAACGATGAGCGTGTGGCTTGGGTTCATTATAGCGGTCTGGAGGGCGATGAGTATCATGCGCTTGCCCAGAAGTATATGCCAAACGGCACCTGCGGTGTTATTGCCTTCGGATTGAAGGGAGACCGCGAGACAGCCATCAAGTTTATGGATTCTCTCGACATGATCAACATCGTAACCCACGTAGCCGATGCCCGCACCTGTGTGCTCCATCCAGCCAGTCACACTCATCGCCAGCTCAGCGAAGAGCAGCTGAAGGAAGCAGGTGTTGCGCCAGATCTGATTCGCCTCTCTGTAGGTATCGAAGATGTAGAAGACATCCTCGATGATATCAAGCAGGCTTTGGATCAGATTTAA
- a CDS encoding MFS transporter: MSTTEKMQMKLSDSKSARWTALLIVSITMMFGYFFTDVMSPLEPLLTAAKGAENGLGLGWNSDEYGFFSGAYGYFNVFLLLLFFGGLILDKFGIRFTGILSTVLMFGGALLKWYALGHEFDGTVAVPFFGTYSTQVVIAALGFAIYGVGCEICGITVSKVIVKWFTGHELALAMGVQVATARLGTAAALSASLPFAKAMGGVSASVALGAVLLCAGVLVYLVYCVMDKKEDASAAAVATEPEEGFKFSDLGGLFKTVGFWYVAFLCLMFYAGVFPFLKFATKLMIFKYGVDANLAGLIPAMLPFGTIFLTPLFGSIYDKYGKGATLMIIGSCLLTFVHVMFALPINSWVLAIVLMLILGIAFGLVPSAMWPSVPKIIPMKLLGTAYALIFYIQNIGLALIPVWIGKVNQANTGVDGVIDYTQTMTIFAAFGVIAIIISFLLLFEDKRKGYGLQKPNVK; encoded by the coding sequence ATGAGTACAACAGAAAAAATGCAGATGAAATTGAGCGACTCTAAGTCAGCTCGCTGGACCGCCCTCCTCATCGTGAGTATCACGATGATGTTCGGTTACTTTTTTACAGATGTGATGTCTCCACTGGAGCCTCTCTTGACAGCAGCCAAGGGAGCAGAGAATGGTCTCGGACTCGGATGGAATTCGGATGAATACGGCTTCTTCTCTGGAGCTTACGGATACTTCAATGTGTTCCTCCTGCTCCTCTTCTTCGGTGGTCTTATCCTCGATAAGTTTGGCATCCGTTTCACTGGTATCCTTTCTACCGTCCTGATGTTTGGTGGAGCCTTGTTGAAGTGGTATGCTTTAGGTCATGAGTTTGACGGAACGGTTGCTGTACCATTCTTCGGTACTTACAGTACGCAGGTAGTGATAGCTGCTCTTGGCTTTGCCATCTATGGTGTAGGATGCGAGATATGCGGTATCACAGTGAGCAAGGTTATCGTCAAGTGGTTTACGGGCCATGAGTTAGCTCTGGCAATGGGTGTACAGGTTGCTACGGCTCGTTTGGGAACTGCTGCAGCTCTGAGTGCTTCTCTTCCTTTTGCCAAGGCAATGGGTGGAGTATCTGCTTCTGTTGCTTTGGGCGCTGTATTGCTTTGCGCTGGTGTACTGGTTTATCTGGTTTATTGTGTGATGGACAAGAAGGAGGATGCTTCTGCAGCAGCTGTAGCTACAGAACCGGAAGAAGGTTTCAAGTTTTCAGACTTGGGCGGTCTTTTCAAGACTGTAGGTTTTTGGTATGTGGCATTCCTTTGCCTGATGTTCTATGCCGGTGTATTCCCATTCCTGAAGTTTGCCACCAAACTGATGATTTTCAAGTATGGTGTGGATGCTAATTTGGCAGGTCTGATTCCTGCGATGTTGCCATTCGGTACCATCTTCCTCACACCGCTCTTCGGTAGTATATACGATAAGTATGGCAAGGGTGCTACGCTGATGATTATCGGCAGTTGCCTCCTGACCTTTGTGCACGTCATGTTTGCCCTGCCAATCAACTCATGGGTGCTTGCCATCGTGCTGATGCTCATCCTGGGCATCGCATTTGGACTGGTGCCATCAGCCATGTGGCCATCTGTGCCAAAGATTATCCCAATGAAACTCTTAGGAACTGCATACGCCCTTATCTTCTATATCCAGAACATCGGACTGGCTCTCATTCCGGTATGGATTGGTAAGGTGAACCAGGCTAACACGGGTGTTGATGGTGTTATCGACTATACCCAGACGATGACCATCTTTGCTGCCTTCGGTGTGATTGCTATTATCATCTCGTTCCTCCTCTTGTTTGAAGATAAGAGAAAGGGATATGGTTTGCAGAAGCCTAATGTGAAATAA
- a CDS encoding PBP1 and LysM peptidoglycan-binding domain-containing protein — protein sequence MRQKMRYFLLFVGLLLSVSIGAQTIKWRDIYTVKKKDTIFGIANKYGLSLPELMDANPEMKREGYMLQKGATLFIPYTKDQKNPNQVNGQKSGNGATVQKTATAPATSKAAVARNAVKVGVMLPLHNVDGDGKRMVEYYRGLLLACETLKQQGADIDVHAWNVPIDADIRNTLLQEGANQCDIIFGPLYTKQVAPLTNFCKNYGIKMVIPFSISGDDVERNKEIFQVYQSDDALNDATIKAFLSRFTNVHPIFVDCNDSTSRKGNFTFGLRKELERRKINYSITNVNSSVEQFAKAFMPSKQNVIILNTGRSPQLTQVLNKLDEFDAKYPGAAISLFGYTEWLMYAKYNLERFYKYDTYIPSTFYYNPNSAQTKALESRYERWFHQPMMVAQPRFAITGFDHGMYLIQGVKRYGKNFTGERQQMTYQPVQTPLRFEKTSRGGYKNKSFQLIHYTFNHQIEAVKY from the coding sequence ATGAGACAAAAAATGAGATATTTCCTGCTGTTCGTTGGGCTTCTGCTCAGTGTCAGCATTGGCGCGCAGACTATAAAATGGCGCGACATTTACACGGTTAAGAAGAAAGATACTATCTTTGGTATCGCCAATAAATATGGATTGAGCCTTCCTGAACTGATGGATGCCAATCCGGAGATGAAGCGTGAGGGATACATGCTGCAGAAGGGAGCTACGCTCTTTATTCCATACACCAAAGACCAGAAGAATCCTAATCAGGTGAACGGTCAGAAGTCGGGGAATGGGGCGACGGTTCAGAAAACTGCTACAGCTCCGGCAACCTCAAAGGCTGCTGTTGCCAGAAATGCGGTAAAGGTAGGCGTGATGTTACCTTTGCATAATGTTGATGGCGACGGCAAGCGAATGGTGGAGTATTACCGCGGTTTGCTGCTGGCTTGCGAAACCCTGAAGCAGCAGGGCGCCGATATAGATGTGCATGCCTGGAACGTTCCTATTGATGCTGATATCCGGAATACACTCTTGCAGGAGGGCGCTAACCAATGCGACATCATCTTTGGTCCACTTTATACCAAGCAGGTGGCTCCGCTGACCAACTTCTGCAAGAACTACGGCATCAAAATGGTGATTCCGTTCTCTATCAGCGGAGATGACGTAGAAAGAAACAAAGAGATTTTCCAGGTTTATCAGAGCGATGATGCGCTGAATGATGCGACCATCAAGGCATTCCTGAGCCGATTTACCAATGTGCATCCTATCTTTGTAGACTGCAATGATTCTACTTCGAGAAAGGGCAACTTTACGTTCGGTCTGCGCAAGGAACTGGAACGCAGGAAAATCAATTATAGCATCACCAATGTGAATTCAAGTGTCGAGCAGTTTGCCAAGGCTTTCATGCCTTCCAAGCAGAATGTGATAATCCTGAATACGGGACGTTCGCCACAGTTGACTCAGGTATTGAACAAACTCGACGAATTTGATGCGAAGTATCCGGGTGCAGCCATCTCTCTCTTCGGCTATACCGAATGGCTGATGTATGCCAAGTATAATCTGGAAAGATTCTATAAGTATGATACTTATATCCCTTCCACCTTCTATTATAACCCGAACTCAGCACAGACCAAGGCGCTTGAGAGCCGTTATGAGCGATGGTTCCATCAGCCTATGATGGTGGCACAGCCAAGATTCGCCATCACCGGTTTCGATCACGGAATGTATCTGATTCAGGGCGTCAAGAGATATGGCAAGAACTTTACAGGTGAGCGCCAGCAGATGACTTACCAGCCTGTGCAGACTCCACTCCGTTTCGAGAAGACCAGTAGAGGAGGATACAAGAACAAGAGTTTCCAGTTGATTCACTATACCTTTAATCATCAGATAGAGGCGGTGAAGTACTAG
- a CDS encoding peptide MFS transporter encodes MFENQPKGLWALALANTGERFGYYTMLAVFLLYLQANFGFETGLASTIYSTFLMMVYFLPIIGGIAADKFGFGRMVTTGIFIMFIGYLVLSLPLGKDTVAIAAMGISLILIALGTGLFKGNLQVMVGRLYDEPQYASNRDSGFSLFYMAINIGAMFAPTAAIKIMKWAQESLSVSVEDSYHFAFAVACASLIVSIAIYYAFSFTYKHVLASETKSKDDKTSAKETNELSKAETKERIICLCLVFAVVIFFWMAFHQNGNTLTLFARDYTQKTSEGLQSMAFDVTNLVACIFVVYGCFGLAQSKTGKGKGISLGVIVAAIAFLFYKYSNLEGAVDVEAPIFQQFNPCYVVALTPVSVALFSWLHKIGKEPTSPEKIGLGMLVAALGFVWMAVGSMGLELPLTQGNPATEGTRVSANLLISTYLILTFAELLLSPIGISFVSKVAPPKYAGLMMGLWFGATAIGNQLVMIPGIMWGQNFNLIAIWGVLAGICLVSALFIFSIIKKLNRVS; translated from the coding sequence ATGTTTGAGAATCAACCAAAAGGTCTGTGGGCCTTAGCTTTGGCAAACACGGGTGAGCGTTTCGGCTATTACACCATGCTTGCTGTGTTCTTGCTTTATTTGCAGGCCAACTTCGGTTTTGAAACCGGATTGGCAAGTACTATTTACTCTACATTCCTGATGATGGTTTATTTCCTTCCTATCATCGGTGGTATCGCAGCCGACAAGTTTGGCTTTGGACGTATGGTTACCACAGGTATCTTCATCATGTTCATTGGCTATCTTGTTCTCTCGCTTCCTCTAGGCAAGGACACCGTTGCCATTGCTGCCATGGGCATTTCACTTATCCTCATCGCTTTGGGTACTGGCTTGTTCAAAGGTAATCTGCAGGTGATGGTAGGCCGTCTCTACGACGAGCCACAGTATGCCAGCAACCGTGATTCCGGTTTCTCGCTCTTCTATATGGCTATCAACATCGGTGCTATGTTTGCTCCTACTGCTGCCATCAAGATTATGAAGTGGGCGCAGGAGAGCCTGAGCGTGTCGGTGGAAGATTCATACCACTTCGCATTCGCCGTGGCATGTGCTTCGCTTATTGTTAGTATCGCTATCTACTATGCCTTCAGCTTTACATACAAGCATGTTCTTGCTTCTGAGACCAAGAGTAAGGATGATAAGACTTCTGCTAAGGAGACAAACGAACTTTCTAAGGCTGAGACCAAGGAGCGCATCATCTGCCTCTGTCTCGTGTTCGCTGTGGTTATCTTCTTCTGGATGGCTTTCCATCAGAACGGTAATACATTGACACTCTTTGCCCGCGATTATACACAGAAGACTTCAGAGGGTCTGCAGTCAATGGCGTTCGATGTTACCAACCTCGTAGCCTGCATCTTCGTGGTTTACGGTTGTTTCGGTCTGGCACAGAGCAAGACTGGCAAGGGTAAGGGCATCTCTCTTGGCGTCATCGTTGCTGCCATCGCTTTCCTCTTCTACAAGTACAGCAACCTTGAAGGTGCCGTAGATGTTGAGGCTCCTATCTTCCAGCAGTTCAACCCATGCTATGTAGTGGCATTGACACCAGTGAGCGTTGCTTTGTTCTCATGGCTTCACAAGATTGGCAAGGAGCCTACATCGCCAGAGAAGATTGGTTTGGGTATGCTCGTTGCAGCTCTCGGTTTTGTATGGATGGCTGTAGGTTCTATGGGACTGGAGCTTCCTTTGACACAGGGCAATCCTGCTACAGAGGGTACACGTGTAAGTGCTAACCTCCTCATCTCTACATACCTCATCCTTACATTCGCAGAGCTTCTGCTTTCTCCAATTGGTATTTCATTTGTATCGAAGGTAGCTCCTCCAAAGTATGCTGGTTTGATGATGGGTCTCTGGTTTGGTGCAACAGCCATCGGTAACCAGTTGGTTATGATTCCTGGCATCATGTGGGGTCAGAACTTCAACCTCATTGCCATTTGGGGTGTTCTTGCAGGTATCTGTCTGGTTTCAGCTCTCTTCATCTTCTCTATCATCAAGAAGTTGAATCGCGTAAGCTAA
- a CDS encoding DUF1846 domain-containing protein, whose translation MKIGFDNEKYLKIQSEHIKERISQFDGKLYLELGGKLFDDHHASRVLPGFQPDSKLRMFQKISDSIEIVIVISAADIEKNKKRADLGITYDEDVLRLRGEFQNRGFMVGSVVITHYNGQPAAIAFKQRLEREGIKTYCHYLIEGYPHNVSLIASDEGFGQNDYVETERPLVIVTAPGPGSGKMAVCLSQLYNENKRGVRAGYAKFETFPVWNLPLKHPVNIAYEAATADLNDVNMIDPFHLEAYNKIAINYNRDVEIYPVLNALFEGIYGSNPYKSPTDMGVNMVGFCISDDEACCEASKNEIVRRYYAATNKMAAGACNEDEINKIQMLFNQAKITTDYRKVTVAAKNHKKETGHTSSAIELEDGTIICGHSSELLGCSAALLLNVTKHLAGIDHELKLIPQSMIEPIQHTKVNYLGGHNPRLHTDEVLVALSVLSENDENCRKALEQLPKLRGCQAHCTVMLSDVDQKIFKKLGVDITCEPVLKK comes from the coding sequence ATGAAGATAGGTTTCGATAACGAGAAGTATCTGAAGATTCAGTCAGAACACATCAAGGAGAGAATCTCACAGTTTGACGGAAAGCTTTACCTCGAATTGGGCGGTAAACTTTTTGACGATCATCATGCCAGCAGAGTTTTGCCGGGTTTCCAGCCTGACAGTAAACTGCGCATGTTCCAGAAAATCAGCGATAGCATCGAGATTGTTATCGTGATTAGTGCAGCCGATATTGAGAAAAACAAGAAGCGTGCCGACTTGGGCATTACTTACGATGAGGACGTGTTGCGTCTTCGTGGTGAGTTCCAAAACCGTGGTTTCATGGTGGGTTCTGTTGTCATCACTCATTATAATGGCCAGCCTGCCGCCATCGCCTTCAAACAGCGCCTGGAGCGCGAGGGCATCAAGACTTACTGCCATTATCTCATCGAGGGCTATCCTCACAACGTGAGTCTGATTGCCTCTGACGAGGGATTCGGTCAGAACGATTATGTTGAAACAGAGCGTCCGCTGGTTATTGTTACTGCGCCGGGTCCTGGCAGCGGTAAGATGGCGGTTTGCCTGAGTCAGCTTTATAATGAGAACAAGCGTGGTGTGCGTGCCGGTTATGCTAAGTTTGAGACATTCCCTGTGTGGAATCTCCCATTGAAGCATCCTGTGAACATCGCATACGAGGCAGCTACTGCTGATCTGAACGATGTGAATATGATTGACCCGTTCCATCTGGAGGCTTACAACAAGATAGCCATCAACTATAACCGTGATGTAGAGATTTATCCTGTGCTCAATGCGCTGTTCGAGGGTATCTATGGTAGCAATCCATACAAGTCGCCTACGGATATGGGTGTGAACATGGTAGGTTTCTGTATCTCTGATGATGAGGCTTGCTGCGAGGCATCCAAGAATGAGATTGTCCGCCGTTACTATGCGGCTACCAACAAGATGGCGGCTGGTGCTTGCAATGAAGATGAGATCAATAAGATTCAGATGCTCTTCAATCAGGCTAAGATTACTACTGATTACCGCAAGGTGACGGTAGCTGCCAAGAATCATAAGAAGGAGACGGGGCATACCTCTTCTGCCATTGAGTTGGAGGATGGTACCATTATCTGCGGTCATAGCAGCGAGTTGCTGGGCTGTAGTGCCGCCTTGCTCCTGAATGTTACCAAGCACTTGGCAGGCATCGACCATGAATTGAAGCTGATTCCTCAGTCGATGATTGAGCCTATCCAGCATACCAAGGTGAATTATCTCGGTGGTCACAATCCTCGTCTTCATACGGATGAGGTTTTGGTAGCTCTTTCTGTTCTTTCAGAGAATGATGAGAACTGCAGGAAGGCATTGGAGCAGTTGCCTAAGCTTCGCGGCTGTCAGGCTCATTGCACCGTGATGCTGAGTGATGTAGACCAGAAGATCTTCAAGAAGCTCGGTGTGGATATCACCTGCGAGCCGGTATTGAAGAAGTAA